A portion of the Terriglobales bacterium genome contains these proteins:
- a CDS encoding molybdopterin cofactor-binding domain-containing protein: VGQSLLKGTPFEAMLQGGLDDSLFEGVNDTHYTVPNFHLWAHYPEPNVPVLWWRSVGNTHTGYVMETLVDELAERAKADPIAYRKKLLAADSKKLHAVLDLLEQKSAWRKSLPQGHAAGVACHESFGTGVACAVEVSLDRGKPRIHRATVAVDCGTAVNPLSIAAQMQGGLAFGMSQLVPHGLVTLKEGRVEQRNWDGYRPPYMADAPMAVDVHIVPSTERPTGCGEPPVPVIAPAVANALTRLTGRRYRKLPIEKV, encoded by the coding sequence TGGTCGGGCAGTCGCTGCTCAAGGGCACGCCCTTCGAGGCGATGCTGCAGGGCGGCCTCGACGACTCGCTGTTCGAAGGCGTCAACGACACGCACTACACCGTCCCCAACTTCCACCTCTGGGCGCACTATCCCGAGCCGAACGTGCCCGTGCTGTGGTGGCGCTCGGTCGGAAACACGCACACCGGGTACGTGATGGAGACGCTGGTCGACGAACTCGCGGAACGCGCCAAGGCCGACCCCATCGCGTATCGCAAGAAGCTGCTCGCGGCCGACTCGAAGAAACTGCACGCGGTACTCGACCTGCTGGAGCAGAAGAGCGCGTGGCGGAAGTCGCTGCCGCAAGGACACGCGGCCGGGGTCGCGTGCCATGAGTCGTTCGGCACGGGCGTGGCGTGCGCGGTGGAAGTCTCGCTCGACCGCGGCAAGCCGCGCATCCACCGCGCCACGGTGGCGGTCGATTGCGGCACCGCGGTGAACCCGCTGAGCATCGCGGCACAGATGCAGGGCGGGCTGGCCTTCGGGATGTCGCAGCTCGTGCCGCACGGCCTGGTCACGCTGAAGGAAGGGCGCGTGGAACAGCGCAACTGGGACGGTTACCGGCCGCCCTACATGGCGGACGCGCCCATGGCGGTCGACGTCCACATCGTCCCCAGCACGGAGAGGCCGACCGGGTGCGGCGAGCCGCCGGTGCCGGTCATCGCGCCGGCGGTGGCGAACGCGCTCACGCGGCTCACGGGCAGGCGCTACCGGAAGCTGCCGATCGAGAAGGTGTAG